In a single window of the Streptomyces cinnabarinus genome:
- a CDS encoding non-ribosomal peptide synthetase: MTDGPPDTLTRFLDGVRRHPNRPAVLTPTGGLTFAGLHERVEALAAALRFAGAGPGTVTGVVLPRCPDLVAAPLAAWRTGSAFALLDPAHPGTRLRALAEGAGVSVVVAPDGDDWAPGVTRVDPALPAGRGPLSEAAVPRDTTAYLVHTSGSTGPPKPVQISHANVAHLAGALDSAGCHSAAPGRVAWLAGLSSDASVQQWLRICRGDTLVLPDDATRQDPRRLAAFLRTARITDLDATPALWALLRPHLVRRTPGELPLRLHLGGEPVPPAMWNDLVTLAADGSVTALNLYGPAECTVDATAAPVAGPAPVIGGPLPGVRAHVLDGRLRPVPDGESGELYLAGAQVALGYARLPALTAERFVAEPGGPAGSRMYRTGDRVRRSASGALSYQGRVDDQFKLHGVRIEPGEIEGVLTGRATVARAVVVPREDRPGDRRVVAYVTGRADAGPPDPADLRAYCADRLPPALVPSAIVVLDAFTPAPGGKVDRSALPAPDYARAGRGGAPDGDRERRLCRLYADVLGVPRVGPHDDFFELGGHSLLAMRLIGRVRAALGTEVEMRDLFTAPTPSALAGRLSAAAPSRRPVPRRLPRPRRLPLSYAQRRLWFLDRLHGPGSAYNEHIALRFHGPLDRPALQRALHDVVVRHEVLRTVFPQDAGGEPYQHILGPAESRPQLPLLAVGEDGLGDALRERAGVPFDLARHVPLRAALFRPAPGTHVLLLVTHHIASDGWSLGPLARDLAHAYRARCAGRAPDWPGLPVQYADYTLWQRELLGDPDDPDSLHARQLAYWRKELEGLPERLRLPGERPAGARHAGGRSGSGPVGSGPGGTVPFVCGPELHSALLELAREQHCTLFMVIRAGLAVLLTRLGAGDDIPLGVASAGRGDPALDDLVGFFVNTLLLRTDTSGDPTFRALLEQVRESDLAAAEHQDLPFDRLVEDLNPRRAGHHQPLFQVMLAFQNTARADWGFGAGLTVTPQAVERDRARFDLALSVTELHTAHGAPDGLRGDLEYSLDLFEAASAHRLAARLTTVLRTAATDPDRRIGGYDLLTEDERPRPAAPALPEPRAALDLFEERALGAPDAIAVCFEGQRVTYGELDARADRLAHRLAARGTGPDDVVAAVLDRSVELIVAVLAVWKTGAAFLPVDPRYPAARIAHILTDARPALLLTAARTALPDTPSVPRMDVQDGAWEAPSHSLTGPRLTRRARPDHLAYVIYTSGSTGTPKPVAVTRAGYANLVAHQAATLNVDTGSRVLQFASAGFDAFFWELGMTLTAGAALVLAPAARLLPGPELARLADEHAISHLTVPPAVLGALAPDALPGVTTLVVAGEACGAELAARWSRGRTLINGYGPTETTVCATMSDALRPHGHVPPIGDPVRGTRVHVLDELLRPVPAGVTGELYIAGAGLARGYRGRPGPTAERFVANPFGPLGTRAYRTGDLVRQTSDGRLEFVGRADDQVKLRGHRVELGEVEARVAAAEGVAQAAVVLREDRRGEPAIVAYVVPEAPAGPDGGESGRVEEWRQVHDAVYAGPAVAPGEDDFSGWHDSRDGTPIPVEDMREWRDATVRRIRELRPTRVLEIGAGSGLLLTELAPYTAEYWGLDFSAEAIRRLRTRVGRLGLPEGRVVLRRQAAHDATGIPAGHFDAVVLNSVVQYFPSGAYLTRVLDLAGRALAPGGRVFVGDIRNLRLRDRARPGVQDVPELLVDPDYFTAYAAGSGRFTTCDVRLKRGERISELTALRYDVVLGTGAAPEEPEPGPVLRWGADARTPDTVARFAETRRPARFTVTGVPNARLTGFLHDPGCPRRAAVDPERLARLGENLGYGVTLRWSADPDDTCFDAEFTAGGTTPDRPVRNAVGAGLARYVGTPRTAADEHRLRASVRRQVAAFLPDFMVPSAVVVLDRLPLTPHGKTDRAALPAPPTARPEGPTALPRTDREKALCAMYADLLGLDQVGTDESFFDLGGHSLLATRLVSRIRADLGLDVPVGTLFDAPRVADLAPRLDGAPTSRPPLRRMRRPD; this comes from the coding sequence ATGACCGACGGCCCGCCCGACACGCTGACGCGCTTCCTGGACGGCGTCCGGCGCCACCCGAACCGTCCCGCGGTGCTCACCCCCACCGGCGGCCTGACGTTCGCCGGACTGCACGAGCGCGTGGAGGCGCTTGCCGCCGCTCTGCGGTTCGCGGGCGCGGGACCCGGCACGGTGACCGGCGTCGTCCTGCCCCGCTGCCCGGACCTCGTGGCGGCACCCCTCGCCGCCTGGCGCACGGGATCGGCCTTCGCCCTGCTGGATCCCGCCCACCCCGGCACGCGGCTGCGCGCCCTCGCCGAAGGGGCCGGTGTGTCGGTGGTCGTGGCGCCGGACGGCGACGACTGGGCACCGGGTGTGACGAGGGTCGACCCGGCGCTCCCGGCCGGGCGGGGGCCGCTGTCGGAGGCCGCCGTCCCGCGCGACACCACCGCCTACCTCGTCCACACCTCCGGCTCCACCGGCCCGCCCAAGCCGGTCCAGATCTCGCACGCCAACGTCGCCCACCTCGCCGGCGCGCTGGACAGCGCCGGCTGTCACTCCGCAGCCCCCGGCCGCGTGGCGTGGCTCGCCGGCCTGTCCTCCGACGCCTCCGTGCAGCAGTGGCTCAGGATCTGCCGGGGCGACACGCTCGTCCTGCCCGACGACGCGACCCGGCAGGACCCGCGGCGCCTCGCCGCCTTCCTGCGCACGGCGCGGATCACCGACCTCGACGCCACCCCGGCGCTGTGGGCGCTGCTGCGCCCCCATCTCGTACGGCGGACACCCGGTGAACTCCCGCTGCGGCTGCACCTGGGCGGTGAGCCCGTACCTCCCGCCATGTGGAACGACCTGGTGACGCTGGCCGCCGACGGATCGGTCACGGCCCTCAACCTGTACGGTCCCGCCGAGTGCACCGTCGACGCCACCGCCGCACCGGTCGCCGGCCCCGCCCCGGTGATCGGCGGCCCGCTGCCCGGCGTGCGCGCGCACGTCCTCGACGGGCGGTTGCGGCCCGTGCCCGACGGGGAGAGCGGCGAGCTGTACCTCGCGGGCGCACAGGTCGCCCTCGGCTACGCCCGCCTGCCCGCCCTGACCGCCGAGCGCTTCGTCGCGGAACCCGGCGGCCCGGCCGGCTCCCGCATGTACCGCACAGGGGACCGGGTGCGCCGCTCGGCGTCCGGCGCCCTGTCCTACCAGGGCCGCGTGGACGACCAGTTCAAACTGCACGGCGTCCGCATCGAGCCGGGCGAGATCGAGGGCGTCCTCACCGGCCGCGCGACAGTCGCCCGCGCCGTCGTCGTACCGCGCGAGGACCGGCCGGGCGACCGTCGCGTCGTCGCCTACGTCACCGGCCGCGCGGACGCCGGACCGCCCGACCCGGCGGACCTGCGCGCGTACTGCGCCGACCGGCTGCCGCCTGCGCTGGTGCCCTCGGCGATCGTGGTCCTCGACGCGTTCACCCCGGCGCCGGGCGGCAAGGTGGACCGGTCCGCCCTGCCCGCGCCCGACTACGCCCGCGCCGGCCGCGGCGGCGCCCCGGACGGCGACCGCGAACGTCGGCTGTGCCGGCTGTACGCGGACGTCCTCGGCGTGCCGCGTGTGGGCCCTCACGACGACTTCTTCGAGCTGGGCGGGCATTCGCTGCTGGCGATGCGGCTCATCGGCCGGGTCCGCGCCGCGCTGGGCACCGAGGTGGAGATGCGCGACCTGTTCACCGCCCCGACCCCGTCCGCGCTGGCCGGGCGGCTGAGCGCGGCCGCACCCTCCCGCCGGCCCGTCCCGCGCCGGCTCCCGCGGCCTCGGCGCCTGCCCCTGTCGTACGCCCAGCGCCGTCTGTGGTTCCTCGACCGGCTGCACGGGCCCGGCTCCGCCTACAACGAGCACATCGCCCTGCGCTTCCACGGCCCGCTGGACCGGCCGGCACTTCAGAGGGCCCTGCACGACGTCGTCGTACGGCACGAGGTGCTGCGCACCGTCTTCCCCCAGGACGCCGGTGGCGAGCCGTACCAGCACATCCTCGGTCCGGCCGAGTCCCGCCCCCAACTGCCCCTCCTGGCCGTCGGCGAGGACGGACTCGGCGACGCGCTGCGGGAGCGGGCGGGCGTTCCGTTCGACCTGGCCCGGCACGTCCCGCTGCGCGCGGCGCTGTTCCGCCCGGCGCCCGGCACCCATGTCCTGCTGCTGGTCACGCACCACATCGCCAGCGACGGCTGGTCCCTCGGCCCGCTCGCCCGGGACCTGGCCCACGCCTACCGGGCCCGATGCGCGGGCCGTGCCCCCGACTGGCCCGGCCTGCCCGTCCAGTACGCCGACTACACCCTGTGGCAGCGCGAGCTGCTGGGCGATCCGGACGACCCGGACAGTCTCCACGCCCGTCAACTGGCCTACTGGCGCAAGGAACTCGAAGGGCTGCCGGAACGGCTGCGGCTGCCCGGGGAGCGACCGGCGGGTGCTCGGCACGCCGGTGGCCGGAGTGGGAGCGGCCCGGTGGGGAGTGGCCCGGGCGGAACCGTCCCCTTCGTGTGCGGCCCCGAACTCCACAGCGCCCTACTGGAGTTGGCCCGCGAACAGCACTGCACCCTGTTCATGGTGATCCGCGCCGGGCTCGCCGTGCTGCTGACCCGGCTGGGCGCCGGGGACGACATCCCGCTCGGCGTCGCGAGCGCGGGCCGGGGCGACCCCGCCCTCGACGACCTCGTCGGCTTCTTCGTGAACACGCTCCTGCTGCGGACCGACACCTCCGGCGATCCCACGTTCCGGGCCCTGCTGGAGCAGGTCAGGGAGAGCGACCTGGCCGCCGCCGAACACCAGGATCTGCCCTTCGACCGGCTCGTCGAGGACCTCAACCCGCGGCGCGCGGGCCACCATCAGCCGCTCTTCCAGGTCATGCTGGCCTTCCAGAACACCGCACGGGCCGACTGGGGCTTCGGCGCCGGGCTGACGGTGACGCCGCAGGCCGTGGAGCGGGACAGGGCCCGGTTCGACCTGGCCCTGTCGGTCACCGAACTGCACACCGCCCACGGCGCACCCGATGGTCTGCGCGGTGACCTGGAGTACTCCCTCGACCTCTTCGAGGCGGCCTCCGCCCACCGGCTGGCCGCCAGGCTGACGACTGTCCTGCGCACCGCGGCCACGGACCCGGACCGCCGCATCGGCGGCTACGACCTGCTGACCGAGGACGAGCGCCCGCGGCCCGCGGCCCCCGCGCTCCCCGAACCCCGCGCGGCCCTTGACCTGTTCGAGGAACGGGCGCTCGGCGCGCCGGACGCGATCGCCGTGTGCTTCGAGGGACAGCGGGTGACCTACGGCGAACTCGACGCCCGCGCCGACCGGCTGGCCCACCGCCTCGCCGCGCGCGGGACCGGCCCCGACGACGTCGTCGCGGCTGTCCTGGACAGGTCCGTCGAGCTGATCGTCGCGGTGCTCGCGGTGTGGAAGACGGGAGCCGCGTTCCTGCCGGTCGACCCCCGATATCCCGCCGCCCGCATCGCCCACATCCTCACCGACGCCCGCCCGGCGCTGCTGCTGACCGCCGCCCGCACCGCCCTGCCGGACACACCTTCGGTGCCCCGGATGGACGTCCAGGACGGTGCGTGGGAAGCCCCCTCGCACTCCCTCACCGGCCCGCGCCTCACACGGCGCGCGCGCCCCGACCATCTCGCCTATGTGATCTACACGTCCGGCTCCACGGGCACCCCCAAACCGGTCGCCGTCACCCGGGCCGGGTACGCCAACCTCGTCGCCCACCAGGCGGCCACCCTGAACGTGGACACCGGCAGCCGGGTCCTGCAGTTCGCGTCGGCCGGCTTCGACGCCTTCTTCTGGGAACTGGGCATGACCCTCACCGCCGGTGCCGCCCTCGTCCTGGCGCCGGCCGCCCGGCTGCTGCCCGGCCCGGAGCTGGCCCGGCTCGCCGACGAGCACGCGATCAGCCATCTGACCGTGCCGCCCGCCGTCCTCGGCGCCCTGGCGCCCGACGCGCTGCCCGGCGTCACCACACTCGTCGTCGCGGGCGAGGCGTGCGGCGCGGAACTCGCCGCCCGCTGGTCGCGGGGCCGCACACTGATCAACGGCTACGGGCCCACCGAGACGACGGTCTGCGCCACCATGAGCGATGCACTGCGACCCCACGGGCACGTCCCGCCCATCGGCGACCCTGTGCGCGGGACGCGCGTGCACGTCTTGGACGAGCTGCTGCGCCCCGTCCCGGCGGGCGTGACCGGCGAGCTGTACATCGCCGGCGCCGGACTCGCGCGCGGCTACCGCGGCCGTCCCGGCCCCACCGCGGAACGCTTCGTCGCCAACCCCTTCGGCCCGCTCGGAACCCGCGCCTACCGCACCGGCGACCTGGTGCGCCAGACCTCGGACGGTCGGCTGGAGTTCGTCGGACGCGCCGACGACCAGGTCAAACTGCGCGGTCACCGCGTCGAGCTGGGCGAGGTCGAGGCCCGCGTCGCGGCCGCCGAGGGGGTGGCGCAGGCCGCGGTCGTGCTGCGGGAGGACCGGCGGGGCGAGCCCGCGATCGTGGCGTACGTGGTCCCGGAGGCCCCGGCCGGCCCGGACGGCGGCGAGAGCGGACGCGTCGAGGAGTGGCGCCAGGTCCATGACGCCGTCTACGCGGGGCCCGCCGTGGCGCCCGGCGAGGACGACTTCTCCGGCTGGCACGACAGCCGTGACGGCACCCCCATCCCGGTCGAGGACATGCGCGAGTGGCGGGATGCCACCGTCCGCCGCATCCGGGAGCTGCGCCCCACGCGCGTACTGGAGATCGGCGCAGGCAGCGGTCTGCTCCTCACCGAACTGGCGCCGTACACCGCCGAGTACTGGGGGCTCGACTTCTCCGCCGAGGCCATCCGCCGGCTGCGCACGCGGGTGGGCCGGCTCGGCCTGCCCGAGGGCCGGGTCGTGCTGCGGCGGCAGGCCGCGCACGACGCCACGGGCATCCCGGCCGGCCACTTCGACGCGGTCGTCCTCAACTCCGTGGTGCAGTACTTCCCGAGCGGCGCCTATCTGACCCGCGTGCTCGACCTCGCCGGACGGGCCCTGGCCCCCGGCGGGCGGGTCTTCGTCGGCGACATCAGGAACCTGCGGCTGCGCGACCGGGCCCGCCCGGGCGTGCAAGACGTACCGGAACTCCTCGTCGACCCCGACTACTTCACCGCCTATGCGGCCGGCTCCGGCCGGTTCACCACCTGTGACGTGCGGCTGAAACGGGGAGAGCGGATCAGCGAACTCACCGCTCTCCGGTACGACGTGGTCCTGGGCACGGGCGCGGCCCCGGAGGAACCCGAGCCCGGCCCCGTACTGCGCTGGGGCGCCGACGCCCGCACCCCGGACACCGTCGCGCGCTTCGCCGAAACCCGGCGGCCCGCGCGCTTCACGGTCACCGGCGTGCCCAACGCCCGGCTGACCGGCTTCCTCCACGACCCGGGCTGCCCGCGCCGCGCCGCCGTCGATCCCGAACGCCTCGCCCGGCTCGGCGAGAACCTCGGCTACGGCGTCACGCTGCGCTGGTCCGCCGACCCGGACGACACCTGCTTCGACGCCGAGTTCACCGCAGGCGGCACCACCCCCGACCGCCCGGTGCGCAACGCGGTCGGCGCCGGCCTCGCGCGGTACGTCGGCACACCGCGCACCGCGGCCGACGAGCACCGCCTCCGCGCGTCGGTGCGCCGCCAAGTCGCAGCCTTCCTGCCCGACTTCATGGTGCCATCAGCCGTGGTGGTCCTGGACCGCCTTCCCCTCACCCCGCACGGCAAGACCGACCGTGCGGCCCTGCCCGCCCCGCCCACCGCGCGGCCCGAGGGTCCGACGGCCCTGCCCCGCACGGACCGCGAGAAGGCCCTGTGCGCGATGTACGCGGATCTGCTCGGCCTCGACCAGGTCGGCACCGACGAGAGCTTCTTCGACCTCGGCGGCCACTCGCTGCTCGCCACCCGCCTGGTCAGCCGCATCCGCGCCGACCTCGGCCTCGACGTCCCGGTGGGCACGCTCTTCGACGCCCCGAGGGTGGCCGATCTCGCGCCGCGTCTGGACGGCGCGCCCACCTCCCGGCCACCACTGCGGCGCATGCGCCGACCCGACTGA
- a CDS encoding MFS transporter, giving the protein MTAEGRPLVAAAPSTAGHGLFGHRNFRLLLIGETTSRFGTSVTSVLLPLTAVVTLDASPALVGLLTAAPWLPWLVVGLPAGAWVDRWPRRQVMHVCNLVSAALFLSVPAAWWSGVLTVWQLLAVAFLTGTASVFFSTAYSSYLPVLVDKSELMEGNAKLQGGEHLARIAGPGAGGLLAQLLGMVPGLLLDSVSFVVSSWCLRRIRADEPRRADGRVRLREEMSAGLRFIGRDRLLRAVIGFGAAANLALAGYEATYIVFLVRSVGLGAGTVGLLGSCGAVGGVLGVLCARRIARRLGTARALVAAQLGSSLFGLLIPLTAPGPRLALFVIGSTVTMAGLVACNVIIVSFRQSYCPEELLGRVTSTALLINFSTVPLGAVAAGALNSAVGARPTMWIVAGALVAAVLPLLSGPLRGLRDLPGAGSP; this is encoded by the coding sequence ATGACCGCTGAGGGAAGACCGCTCGTCGCCGCGGCCCCGAGCACGGCCGGGCACGGCCTGTTCGGGCATCGGAACTTCCGGCTGCTGCTCATCGGCGAGACCACCAGCAGGTTCGGTACGAGCGTCACGTCGGTGCTGCTCCCGCTCACGGCGGTCGTGACACTGGACGCCTCCCCCGCCTTGGTCGGACTGCTGACGGCCGCGCCCTGGCTGCCCTGGCTGGTGGTCGGTCTGCCGGCCGGTGCCTGGGTCGACCGGTGGCCGCGGCGCCAGGTCATGCATGTGTGCAACCTGGTGTCTGCGGCGCTGTTCTTGAGCGTCCCCGCCGCCTGGTGGTCGGGGGTGCTGACCGTCTGGCAGCTGCTCGCGGTGGCCTTCCTCACGGGCACGGCCTCGGTGTTCTTCTCGACCGCGTACTCCAGCTATCTGCCGGTCCTCGTGGACAAGTCCGAACTCATGGAGGGCAACGCGAAGTTGCAGGGCGGTGAACACCTGGCGCGGATCGCCGGGCCGGGGGCGGGCGGGCTGCTCGCGCAGCTGCTCGGCATGGTCCCGGGCCTGCTGCTGGACTCCGTCTCGTTCGTCGTGTCGTCGTGGTGTCTGCGCCGCATACGGGCCGACGAGCCGCGGCGCGCAGACGGCCGGGTGCGGCTGCGCGAGGAGATGTCCGCGGGGCTGCGCTTCATCGGCCGGGACCGGCTGCTGCGGGCCGTCATCGGCTTCGGCGCGGCGGCCAATCTCGCGCTGGCCGGTTATGAGGCGACCTACATCGTGTTCCTGGTCCGCTCGGTGGGGCTGGGTGCGGGCACGGTGGGGCTGCTCGGCTCCTGCGGCGCGGTCGGCGGGGTACTGGGGGTGCTGTGCGCGCGCCGGATCGCGCGTCGGCTGGGTACGGCCCGCGCCCTGGTGGCCGCCCAACTCGGTTCCTCGCTCTTCGGGTTGCTGATCCCCCTCACGGCGCCGGGTCCGCGGCTCGCGCTGTTCGTGATCGGCTCGACCGTGACGATGGCCGGGCTCGTGGCCTGCAACGTGATCATCGTGAGCTTCCGTCAGTCGTACTGCCCGGAGGAACTGCTCGGCCGTGTCACCTCGACGGCGCTGCTGATCAACTTCAGTACGGTGCCGCTGGGCGCCGTCGCGGCCGGGGCGCTGAACTCCGCCGTGGGAGCGCGTCCGACGATGTGGATCGTCGCCGGGGCCCTGGTGGCGGCGGTCCTTCCGCTGCTGTCGGGTCCGCTGCGCGGTCTGCGCGACCTTCCCGGTGCCGGGTCGCCTTGA
- a CDS encoding 4'-phosphopantetheinyl transferase family protein, with product MPYATGTLRDPTQVRAFDPAAVTGRRLTPPAAGGRAHIWLLHAARHRAAVVRAAPDVLDVQERARAAALRVPTDRECYLATHLGLRLLLGAYLGTEPARVPLTRWACPLCGGPHGRPGVVGDPLHYSLSHSGGLGLLAFAAVPVGVDVEAVPSPAAVAEAADALHPRERDELALLPPSARPRAFARAWVRKEAYLKGLGVGLAESPASCYVGTGTEPAGTDRAWLLTDVPVGRGAAGAVAELAVR from the coding sequence GTGCCGTACGCCACCGGCACGCTGCGTGACCCCACACAGGTCCGCGCGTTCGACCCGGCGGCGGTCACCGGCCGGCGGCTCACCCCGCCGGCGGCGGGCGGGCGCGCGCACATCTGGCTGCTGCACGCCGCACGGCACCGTGCGGCCGTGGTGCGCGCGGCGCCCGATGTGCTCGACGTGCAGGAACGCGCCAGAGCCGCGGCCCTGCGCGTGCCGACGGACCGGGAGTGCTATCTGGCCACTCACCTGGGGCTTCGCCTGCTGCTCGGAGCCTACCTGGGCACCGAGCCCGCGCGTGTGCCGCTGACCCGGTGGGCGTGCCCGCTGTGCGGCGGACCGCACGGGCGGCCCGGGGTGGTGGGGGACCCGCTGCACTACTCGCTCAGCCACAGCGGCGGTCTCGGACTGCTGGCCTTCGCGGCCGTCCCGGTCGGCGTGGACGTGGAGGCCGTCCCCTCACCGGCCGCGGTGGCCGAGGCCGCCGACGCCCTGCACCCGCGCGAACGCGACGAACTCGCGCTGCTTCCCCCGTCCGCCCGCCCGCGGGCCTTCGCCCGGGCCTGGGTCAGAAAGGAGGCCTATCTCAAAGGACTCGGTGTCGGCCTCGCCGAGTCCCCGGCCTCCTGCTACGTCGGCACCGGCACCGAACCCGCCGGCACCGACCGGGCCTGGCTCCTCACGGACGTCCCCGTCGGCCGGGGAGCGGCCGGCGCGGTGGCCGAGCTCGCGGTCCGGTGA
- a CDS encoding aspartyl/asparaginyl beta-hydroxylase domain-containing protein, translating to MSSGNNLSAARLKGDFDVERLLAELAVLERTQWAAQRTYGEGLEPSEDTVLDWRVLPLRSPDGRADRTDPGGLGLVEYAATPWLEKTPYIRSILDSLPTELRAVRLMSLGVGAEVDEHRDQPYGLAAGWVRLHIPFVTNPEAVLTLDRQPHTWQPGTFWFGDFSRPHSVRNGGSERRVHLVIDAYVNAELLELFPAEFRDRVRWSEVLLNRPEIQLPEDELSEFQSTFAIPDAFLYGEPEELADASGPDRPARLRLDGGRLVLEVDDEPRAALVHLGEGEFRALGWTAERTVKAERTGDGLRLRFRMRHGSRMEETVRSAATAAA from the coding sequence ATGAGCAGTGGCAACAACCTGAGCGCCGCACGCCTGAAGGGTGACTTCGACGTCGAGCGGCTGCTGGCCGAACTCGCCGTCCTGGAACGCACCCAGTGGGCGGCCCAGCGCACCTACGGCGAGGGCCTGGAACCCAGTGAGGACACCGTCCTCGACTGGCGGGTGCTGCCGCTGCGCAGCCCCGACGGCCGCGCCGACCGCACCGACCCCGGCGGTCTCGGCCTCGTCGAGTACGCGGCCACCCCCTGGCTGGAGAAGACCCCGTACATCCGGTCCATCCTGGACAGCCTGCCCACCGAACTGCGCGCGGTACGGCTGATGTCGCTCGGCGTCGGCGCCGAGGTCGACGAACACCGTGACCAGCCGTACGGGCTCGCGGCCGGCTGGGTCCGGCTGCACATACCGTTCGTCACCAACCCCGAAGCCGTCCTCACCCTCGACAGGCAGCCCCACACCTGGCAGCCGGGCACCTTCTGGTTCGGCGACTTCTCCCGCCCGCACTCGGTGCGCAACGGCGGCTCCGAGCGCCGCGTCCACCTCGTCATCGACGCCTATGTCAACGCCGAACTGCTGGAGCTGTTCCCGGCCGAGTTCCGCGACCGCGTCCGCTGGTCCGAGGTGCTGCTCAACCGTCCGGAGATCCAGCTGCCCGAGGACGAACTGAGCGAATTCCAGAGCACGTTCGCCATCCCCGACGCCTTCCTCTACGGTGAGCCCGAGGAACTGGCCGACGCCAGCGGGCCCGACCGGCCCGCACGGCTGCGGCTCGACGGCGGCCGGCTCGTCCTGGAGGTCGACGACGAGCCACGGGCGGCCCTGGTGCACCTGGGCGAGGGCGAGTTCCGCGCCCTCGGCTGGACCGCCGAACGCACCGTGAAGGCCGAGCGGACCGGCGACGGACTGCGGCTGCGCTTCCGGATGCGCCACGGCAGCCGTATGGAAGAGACCGTCCGCAGCGCCGCGACGGCTGCGGCCTGA
- a CDS encoding MFS transporter, producing the protein MRTSPASRVSLYGLLSAYTVSLFGTRLTMIALPWLVLVTSGSASQTGLVVFAEAVPLVLGKALAGPLIDRFGARRFSVVADLVSAAVIAMVPLCHWLGFLPYGLLLALATLLGLARGPGDVAKRTLTPETAEAVGMPLERVSGMVGTLERLAGTAGPAAGGAVVAFFDPVWALAVNAVTFLVSALIIAATGPRRGPAPTEPAEAGPAEEERYLDRLRAGLRFLRQDRLLRSIAAMLCVTNLIDAAYGSLLIPVWAKETGGGPAAIGALGSVFGIAAVCGSALATGLAHRLRRRPTYVIAFLLAGPPRFLVMAFDLPLWTVLAVAVVDGLAIGFVNPILNAVMMERIPRPLLGRVSALTDSVGSAGVPLGPILAGFLVTLAGLGPVLIGCAALYLGSTVLPALRPHWRELDDRPPPAVIPEPDDHKAPAP; encoded by the coding sequence ATGCGGACATCCCCAGCCTCACGAGTCTCGCTGTACGGACTGCTGAGCGCCTACACGGTCTCGCTGTTCGGCACCCGGCTGACCATGATCGCCCTGCCCTGGCTGGTGCTCGTCACCTCCGGCAGCGCGTCGCAGACGGGACTCGTCGTCTTCGCCGAGGCGGTGCCGCTCGTCCTGGGCAAGGCGCTGGCGGGGCCCCTGATCGACCGGTTCGGAGCCCGCAGGTTCAGCGTCGTCGCCGACCTGGTCAGCGCCGCGGTGATCGCGATGGTCCCGCTCTGCCATTGGCTGGGCTTCCTGCCGTACGGGCTGCTGCTGGCGCTGGCGACCCTGCTGGGGCTGGCCCGCGGGCCCGGCGATGTGGCGAAGCGGACCCTCACCCCGGAGACCGCCGAGGCGGTCGGCATGCCACTGGAGCGGGTCAGCGGCATGGTCGGCACCCTGGAACGGCTCGCCGGCACCGCGGGGCCCGCCGCCGGCGGCGCCGTGGTCGCCTTCTTCGATCCGGTGTGGGCCCTGGCGGTCAACGCCGTCACCTTCCTGGTCTCGGCGCTGATCATCGCCGCGACCGGACCCCGTCGCGGCCCCGCGCCGACCGAACCGGCCGAAGCGGGACCCGCAGAGGAAGAGCGCTACCTCGACCGTCTGCGCGCAGGGCTGCGGTTCCTGCGCCAGGACCGGCTGCTGCGGTCCATCGCCGCCATGCTGTGCGTCACCAACCTCATCGACGCGGCGTACGGCTCCCTGCTCATCCCGGTGTGGGCGAAGGAGACCGGCGGCGGCCCGGCCGCGATCGGTGCCCTCGGCTCGGTGTTCGGCATCGCCGCGGTCTGCGGCTCCGCGCTCGCCACCGGGCTCGCGCACCGGCTGCGCCGCCGGCCGACGTACGTCATCGCCTTTCTCCTCGCCGGGCCGCCCCGCTTCCTGGTGATGGCCTTCGACCTGCCGCTGTGGACGGTTCTCGCGGTGGCCGTCGTGGACGGACTGGCCATCGGCTTCGTCAACCCGATCCTCAACGCCGTGATGATGGAGCGCATCCCGCGCCCCCTGCTGGGCCGGGTCTCCGCGCTCACCGACTCCGTCGGCTCCGCCGGTGTCCCTCTCGGGCCCATCCTCGCCGGCTTCCTCGTCACCCTGGCCGGCCTCGGCCCCGTCCTGATCGGCTGCGCCGCCCTCTACCTCGGCAGCACCGTGCTGCCCGCCCTGCGCCCGCACTGGCGCGAACTCGACGACCGGCCGCCGCCCGCGGTCATCCCCGAGCCCGACGACCACAAGGCCCCCGCACCCTGA